GGTCCACAGCTCCCCGTCGACGACGATGGATGCGAGACCGAGCTGTTCGACCAGCGCCAAGGCCTCAGCCTGGCCTGCCGGCATGGGCCTTCCCCTCGGATTGAACGAGGTATTGAGGAGCATCGGCAGCCCCGTGGCCGTGAAGAACGCGCCGAGTAGACGGTGGAAGAGCGGATTCTCCTGCCGCCCCACGGTCTGAAGCCGCACCGTCCCGTCGCTGTGCAGGAGGTGGGCAAGACGCTGGGCCCAAGCGGACCGCGGACGTACGGTGGCCAACATGTGGCGACACAGGAGGCGAGCGGCTTTCGGAATCTCGAACAGCTGTTCAGCGTCCTCCTCCCGGACAGAGCATGCCGCCGGCTCGAAGCCGTATCGGCCCTTCTGGGCATTGAGCCGGGCCACGGCATCCGCGGGAAGGGATGAGGCAAGGAGCGACCGGTGCCCGAGCGCTCTGGGGCCAAGCTCGCAACGGCCCCAGAGCCACCCCACCAGCTCACCCCGGAGGAGAAGTCGCACTGCCGCGTCAACGGGGTCCGCGCCGGGAGCATGACGCCAACTCCCCTCATCGGGCACGGCTCCTGGCCCCCCGCCCCGAACGGGCGTGCCGGGGGCAAGCACCAGATCCTCCGGGATGTGCGGCACCACGCCACCGAACTGGTGGACGTGGACGTGCCAGGCGGCGCCCAGAGCGGTGCCGGCGTCATGGCAGGCCGGACCGACGTGAATCTGCTCGAAGATCCCGGAGCAGGCCAGGGCGCCGTTGGCACGGCAGTTCAACGCCACCCCGCCGCCGTAGGCGAGATGAGGCTGGCTCATACGCCGACGCAGCTCCTGCGCGATATCGAGCAGGAGGCTTTCGGTCGCCTGCTGCAGCGCGGCGGCGATCTCCGCGCTCTTGGCCAGATGGTGCAGCTCGGGACTCCCCCTCTTCAGTTGAAAGAGCTCTTCCAAGCCTGCGAAATCATCCGGATCCTCAAGCCGGAAGATGTCCTCCGCCACGTGGAGACGCTCCCCGGCAAAGGAGAGACGGCCTCGCAGCCGCGACCTCCCTTCGGAAGACACCAGCCCGGCAAGGGCCATCACCTTGCAAGCATCGTACTCGCTGTAGCCGAGATAGCGGGCGACCTTCTCCCAGGCGAGTCCCACCGAGTAGGGAAAATACTCCTGGAGGTCCAGCTGCAAGCCCCGGCGCGTGGCGCTCCCCAGCGACAGGGTCGCGCCCTCACCGATGCCATCCAGGACCAGAATGGCCGCCTCCTCGAAAGGCGAAGTGCCCAGGGCATACCAGGCATGGGCTTCATGATGCGGGACGAAAAAGAAGGGGGCAGCCGTGCACCGCCGGAGAAGACCGGGCACGTTCTGAAGGCCTCGCTGGAAGGTCCTTTCCCCCTCGGGATGGCCAAAGCTGTCCGGTGGTCCCTCTGTCCCGAGGCGTACGTGCTTGCGCCGAAGAACGGGATCCAGGGAGAAGGCCACCGCAGACAGCTCGGACCA
This sequence is a window from Thermodesulfobacteriota bacterium. Protein-coding genes within it:
- a CDS encoding carbamoyltransferase C-terminal domain-containing protein, whose protein sequence is MRPHLILGINGAYHETSAALIADGAVLAAVEEERLTGRKHGKPVRVNNADELPWRAMEACLRTAGVRWSELSAVAFSLDPVLRRKHVRLGTEGPPDSFGHPEGERTFQRGLQNVPGLLRRCTAAPFFFVPHHEAHAWYALGTSPFEEAAILVLDGIGEGATLSLGSATRRGLQLDLQEYFPYSVGLAWEKVARYLGYSEYDACKVMALAGLVSSEGRSRLRGRLSFAGERLHVAEDIFRLEDPDDFAGLEELFQLKRGSPELHHLAKSAEIAAALQQATESLLLDIAQELRRRMSQPHLAYGGGVALNCRANGALACSGIFEQIHVGPACHDAGTALGAAWHVHVHQFGGVVPHIPEDLVLAPGTPVRGGGPGAVPDEGSWRHAPGADPVDAAVRLLLRGELVGWLWGRCELGPRALGHRSLLASSLPADAVARLNAQKGRYGFEPAACSVREEDAEQLFEIPKAARLLCRHMLATVRPRSAWAQRLAHLLHSDGTVRLQTVGRQENPLFHRLLGAFFTATGLPMLLNTSFNPRGRPMPAGQAEALALVEQLGLASIVVDGELWTRHAGSLGAENADVGASETPCPPLSCGSFNEPSEASWTLGMNG